CCTTGGCAAACAGCACCCCCTTAGCTGCCAGCGCGTCCTCCCCTCTCCCGTTGGGAAAGCACTCGTACCGTGCATCCAGGATGGGGTAGCGGCTAGCCAGCAGCAGCCCACTGTTGAGGAATTTAAACCTTGAGCAACAGCCTTTCCAGCCGTACCGCCCCACATCACTCAGTATGTAGGGAAAGTAGCGGTGCAGCTGCCGTCTCAGTCTGGTTACTGCTCCGTGGTCAAACACTTCCTGTAGAGCCAGGAAATCCAAATTGGCAGGGAAAAAGGCAGAGATTTCATGATCGAATGTCTCATCTCCATGGCGGCGTTTACGACCAGGGCGTTTAAAGACTGAAGTGCGAGGGACATGAGAGAGTGTGTTGTTGGAGGATATCCCTATACCGCCATCACCGCCATGGTAACGGGTAAGGGACTCCCTGGAGGCAGTCATGCTGCCTGGGTCTGCCTGCTCCCCTGTTCGATGGTTCCCTGTTTCTGCCTCCTCTTCCTGGGGGTCTGGCTCTGGGGCACTGATGCTGATTTGAACCCCTGAGGTGTGAAGTGGACAATCTGGGGATGGTTTTGGCTGAACACCCTCCCCGTGCATGGGACAATCATGATGGCTTTGGGCATTTTGACCCCCTGTGGAATGCATGGGACAGTCCGCAGCCTCCACTGAGGTGTGGACCGGACAGTCTGAGGCACCATTTGTCTCTGTGGTATGCAGGGGGCAGTCTTTTGTGGTGTCTGCCCCATCTGAGTGGAGTGGGCATTCAGAAGGGCCCTGATCTCCTGCAGAAGAGGAGTGAAGTGGGCAGTCAGTGGCACCTGAGGAGTGAATAGGGCACTCAGTGAGGGGTTCAGTTTCTGTGTCTGCTGGGCCATTGGTTGTATGAGTCTGGTCTGGACGCTGGTCCAGAGAGGAGGTACGACGGAAACCTGTGGCAAGGCTGCTGAAGGATGCCGCACTATTGAATGGAACAGAAAGCAAGTAAAGacaaatgttgttttattgatATAATCACCACAATTGATGCTAAATTTTGTTATACCCATAAGTAGAGTCAGCTCTCCTCACCTGATAGAGGTGTTGGTAGGTGAGTCAATGTAGATTTTAATCTGAGGCCGACTGGCACCATTGCGGATCCTCTTCCCCACCTCTCGGGCTCTCCTGTGGGTGTCTGATAGGTTGTTGAACCTGGCCAGGGAGTCAGGAAGCAGGCATACATTGGCACTGCAGAAACAAAAGCTTCTTCCCTGTGGCCTCCATTCTCCTGTCCCGACACCACCAGCTTGACCCTCCTCAGCCTGGTGTTTGTCTGGTCTGCAAGGTAAGCAATATAAGAGTCATACAGAGGACCTGGGGCACCTTAATATACCTCCATACTGTAAATGAAAGAGTCaaccatttcaggaaatatgatcatccTTTTCCAAAGCCACATCTTTCCATTGCCAAGATACTTTGCACACTTTAATACAAAGGCTGCTGAACCTCTCAGTTTCCAAGGCCATATCAACTGAGGCAATCCAGTAGCGTCTGAATGCTACAACCGGTCAGAGAAACCATGTGAGCGACATGTCTGGCTGTGAGACACTTGatcaacaacacttgaaatttagctggGATGCCTTTTggtcattgctgagatgtttctacactttgattggagtccatctggggtaaattgaattgattggacatgatttggaaaggcatcCACCtttctatagaaggcctcacagctggcaaTGCATATCACAGCAAAAGCCAAGTCATgaagaacccaatggtcactctgactgagctccagtgATCCTGCAAGGAGATGGGAAAAAgtttcagaaggacaaccatgACAGCAGCCCTTCACTGAtctgagctttatggcagagcgactagacagaagcctcaaacattgcaaaacaaacaaaagtccactggagtttgcaaaaaaaaagcaccagGAGGACTACCAGATATAAAGGCTATCACTGATttatgaagaaagaaaaaaaaataagatcatgaaaacaaagatGTGAGGTTTTGGCCATCAGCAATAAGTTCTCTGACTCAattttccttcttctttcttcttctctctacTTCCTCCATAAGGATCCCTGCTCTTTGGTGTCAGACCATGAACATGGTGGCACACATGAAATGTGACAGTCTGTTACCACATGTAGGTTGTTGCAGCTGCGTAATTACTGGATAGAAACCATAAGGGAACATCTGTCAGATTTAACACTATGATGCAAATGCAAAATTTGCTGTGTTACAAGAATAGAGTGCATCTCTTCCACAGCGAACAGAGCAAACTACAGTATTTCATAGTTTGTGGTTGTGGTGTTAAACCACTTAGGAACTGGTAGTGTGGCACATGGCAACCGGACCAACATTGAGCTATCACTTAAAGAATGGTTCCAGACCATTTCCTACTTTTTCAAGTCTCCAAGCATAACCAACAGGCCCTCTGATGCAGAAAATTCAAcctaaattaaatgtttttttctgtaaagccTGGATCAAAATGAGGAAGAAGACCAAAAATTTTGAAGTTCCATTTCCATATTGTTCAAGTGACCAAAAATCTCTTCTGTATagtaaaatgtgtgtttttagttGTTTCTTTTACCTATATATTATATCTTTCTACCCTACTTTAAAAGCTCTTTCAATATTATTGTGTCTTGTGTGCCACTCTGTAAGCCCTGGTGTCGTTTTTGGGCACTTGATGCCCACTGTTACGGTCAGAAGGATGGTGTGGTGGTATGACTGAGAAAAAAGTACCAACCTGCGGTAGGTGTACAGGTAAGGCTGGCGGACAGCCTGCAGGGGGGCCCAGATGATGAAGCCAAGCAGAGCAAAGGGCAGGGAGGCGAAGAGGAGAAGTAGGTACAGAGGTGCAGAGATCAGGACACACAGCGTGAGGAAGGAGCATGGATCCTGGGAGCGCTGTCGCTTCTCCAGCGATGTGGCCACACAGGAGGCCAGGAGCCGGTCCAGGAGCCAGTAACAAGGGAACACCAAGCTCCAGGACAAGCCATCCAGAAAGTGCAGACAGGCACTGGTGTATGGAGTGATGTGGAGGAccatctcttctctttttctctctctttcttcctctcggTCACTTTCTTCTCACACGCTCCACccacacactcatacacactttaaacaggaaaacacaaatCCGCTCCAGagatcaaacaaaataaataaatagggaAAAAATCAAGCTTAAATGTGGCCCCCCTCCCTCCTTGCAGAGAGGTTCACTACATGGTTTGGTTGACTTGTATTGTCACAGGTCAGCCTGTCTCAGTCCCAGTACCTCTCCTCAGCAGTTACAGCCTCTGCAGGGGGAGTGGAGGAGCACAGCTTGGAGGTGGGGGGTGTCCATGATGGGAGATCTATGATTGTGAGGACTCCAATGACCTCTGGAGGGGGCGGCCATTAAACATCACTGCGTCCCTGAGGACCTGGAGAAAGTGAGCAGATCAATAGAGAAAAGGGAGGAAATGGGGAGGGGAGAGGAAAGGGGGAGGAAACAGAGGCAACATATCAGTGATGGAGTCCCTCTGATGTAAGAATGCTGGGAGCAAAATGATGCTTGTGAGTACACTCATGCTCAGGAAACATGATGAACATAGTAAACAATATTAACAACAATACTGCACAGGAAAGAGCAACATAGGTTGTAAGTCTTCAAGGAAATAATTATGCACAATTGATTTCCTTTATCGTTTTTCTGAGGAAGATTTTCAAGATTCAAttaaattcctttaaaaaaccTTTACTTCTCCCCAGGCGGTGCAATTCAAGACACTTTGAGCAGCAGCATTACAAAAAGGAAGGAGCAGAAGCCTAACAAAGAAAATCAAGATTGCAAATATAAACAACTTATAGAGAAAGTTTTGAAACCTGGTATACCTACAGTTTATTTATGTCTATATATAAAAATGAACACTATAAGCAGACAATTTTTAATAAAGGGTGTCAGATATTGACAGTAATGGCATCAAGATATATTAACCAAGCTGTACAATCGCCATAAAAAAGGGAAAGCCAAGAATAACTGTAGtacaaagagaaagagaaagagaaattgTGTGACTGCTCAGtggtgttgtagtactcgagaacagtcttggtcttgagaccagcATCAAGACCACATTATGAATGTCTCTGTCTTGTCTCagactcaagagcatttttactgtcttgtctcggtctggctggactcaggattttccataaAGACCggttgagaccagcactgatgtgATATTCTTTGACTTCATGAATGTGATAAGGAGAAGCACTACATCagcaaatagctacacctgcaaaaactcggTCATCACTCCATCTTCTTTCTAGTCAGAAAttcctctgaacacttactttaggcctcattcacctgacaaatctagataaacatctcattttcagatatttaaaatcattccaaacttgtcagtggcttttaaatacatacaaggatttattttttacaagaagtaaattaacaaatttgttctgatttgagatttttgcatgttgtgctttgaaagagttgcagtcACCTTAGTTTTATCCGTCAAAGATATTAAAGTGAAAGATAACTAAagtgaaagagagaatgctttttaactgttcaaccttgtcattgttttttaaattgacttctacggtcttggtcttgacttggtctcgatcctcaaaagtcttggtcttgtcttggtctctgtgcactctggtctcgggtGAGTCTAAGTCTCgtatagtgtggtcttgagtacatcATTACTGCTCAttggtcatcagtgtaactctgtgactgtgtagtgcttttttgctgtttgatCTTCAAAACAAATGACTTAGAAAGGtttgaatcaatcaatcagctTATAGatcaatgcaaaacaaaaagtagTAGCTGATAAGAAACAGGAGGAAGTTTACACTGATTTCATAAGCCTGAAAAAGATCTAACAGGAATTAGAATGTCTTTTTTGTTGAAAGGGGTGGGTAAGTTGGAGTTTTTCCACCATATTTCCCTGACAGCATCAGAAACTTCGTTACTCCAGGAGTAGAAATGAgcctaaaatgggaaaattattCCCTGAAGGACAGGCAATGAATGCTCAGAAGAACAATGACAATCAATATTACACTAACTGCAGTACTGTCGTATTAAATATCTTAATGCTTCCTTCCCACAAATGACTTAACAAGACTTTAAAAGTCCTTAACTGCTTCTCCGATCACTCTCCTACCAACCATCAAACCCAGCAGTATGAATAAATAATGACTCCATGAATTGGTTCATGTTAACAGCCGGGGGGTTTCAGATGGACACAGAAAGTCTGACCTCAGAGTAACCTCAGAAATCCCTCAGGAGCCACCAGAGAAGTGGCACGCTTTTAACTTAAAGCTCTGTCAAATTCTATCAGAGTACACAGCTGGGACTCATCAGATGTTCATTGGTTTTTATAACACATACGTGCATACATAACATCAGAAATTGCTGTAGGTTTAAAGGTCTGCAGTTACACTGTTAAGCAGCTTTACTAGTTTGTTACAATCATCTAATAGGTTTTAATACTGCTTAAATCCAATTTATGACCTAGAGTTTGAAGAAGAGCACCCTcaccattaaaaaataaaaaccaaataaaTCAGGACAAAGCTGACACcctgatgttttacatttattgcACCCTCAGGGTCTATTTTTCTATCTTTTCAAGACAgaacactttaaaagaaaaccaGTGAGTGATCAATTTGCCACCACGGTCTACCATTAAGgtccaaaataaaaaactctTTTGTTTGACAAGCTAATCCTCTGAATAACACATTAGAGAAAATAACATCAATCAGTGTCTTCTCAGTCCTCTCTCCAGTCCTAATCTTTTTATGATTCATGTTATGACAGAACAGCTACACTGATTGACTTATGAGTGTGCTGGTTGACTGGCTGACCTGCTGACTCACTGTTAGGCCTGACTGGCATGATGGCTGACTCTTGTCCTGCCTGAGTTGATGTGCTATTGTCTTGTCTCTGACTCAGTCTT
The sequence above is a segment of the Cheilinus undulatus linkage group 9, ASM1832078v1, whole genome shotgun sequence genome. Coding sequences within it:
- the smpd3 gene encoding sphingomyelin phosphodiesterase 3, with amino-acid sequence MVLHITPYTSACLHFLDGLSWSLVFPCYWLLDRLLASCVATSLEKRQRSQDPCSFLTLCVLISAPLYLLLLFASLPFALLGFIIWAPLQAVRQPYLYTYRRPDKHQAEEGQAGGVGTGEWRPQGRSFCFCSANVCLLPDSLARFNNLSDTHRRAREVGKRIRNGASRPQIKIYIDSPTNTSISAASFSSLATGFRRTSSLDQRPDQTHTTNGPADTETEPLTECPIHSSGATDCPLHSSSAGDQGPSECPLHSDGADTTKDCPLHTTETNGASDCPVHTSVEAADCPMHSTGGQNAQSHHDCPMHGEGVQPKPSPDCPLHTSGVQISISAPEPDPQEEEAETGNHRTGEQADPGSMTASRESLTRYHGGDGGIGISSNNTLSHVPRTSVFKRPGRKRRHGDETFDHEISAFFPANLDFLALQEVFDHGAVTRLRRQLHRYFPYILSDVGRYGWKGCCSRFKFLNSGLLLASRYPILDARYECFPNGRGEDALAAKGVLFAKVHVGTSHQEQRVVGYLTCTHLHAIEGDASVRCEQLDLLLQWGAEFRQSSSQPPEGEKVLEDLVAFDVILGDLNFDNCSSEDKLEQQHALFTQYKDPCRLGPGEDKPWALGTLLDPSGLYDDEVSSPESLQKVMENEEGRKEYLVFPPSKSQCPASSQKGRKIPLKGNGRRIDYVLYSDEHLQQDWKQEVEEFSFVTQLAGITDHLSVAMRLAVCTGEEEP